Proteins from a genomic interval of Panthera tigris isolate Pti1 chromosome A2, P.tigris_Pti1_mat1.1, whole genome shotgun sequence:
- the AMT gene encoding aminomethyltransferase, mitochondrial has protein sequence MQRAVSMVAHLGLRLQALPSALGRPLSCAQDVLRRTPLYDFHLAHGGKMVAFAGWSLPVQYRDSHVASHLHTRRHCSLFDVSHMLQTKILGCDRVKLMESLVVGDIAELRPNQGTLSLFTNEAGGILDDLIVTSTSEGYLYVVSNAGCWDKDLALMQGKVRELQNMGSDVSLEVVDNGLLALQGPTAAQVLQAGVADDLRKLPFMTSAVMEVFGVSGCRVTRCGYTGEDGVEISVPAAGAVHLATALLENPEVKLAGLAARDSLRLEAGLCLYGSDIDEHTTPVEGSLSWTLGKRRRTAMDFPGASVILPQLKGKMQRRRVGLMCEGAPMRAHSPILNMEGTMIGTVTSGCPSPCLKKNVAMGYVPCEYSRPGTPLLVEVRRKQQMAVVSKMPFVTTNYYTLK, from the exons ATGCAGCGGGCAGTAAGCATGGTGGCCCATCTGGGCTTGCGTCTGCAGGCGCTCCCGTCGGCCCTGGGCCGTCCACTCAGTTGTGCACAG GACGTGCTCCGCAGGACACCACTCTATGATTTCCACCTGGCTCATGGCGGGAAGATGGTGGCGTTTGCAGGCTGGAGTCTGCCTGTGCAGTACCGGGACAGTCACGTTGCCTCACACCTGCACACACGCCGGCACTGCTCACTCTTTGATGTGTCCCACATGCTGCAG ACCAAGATACTTGGTTGTGACCGGGTGAAGCTGATGGAGAGTCTAGTGGTTGGAGATATTGCAGAGCTAAGGCCAAACCAG GGGACGCTGTCACTGTTTACCAATGAGGCTGGAGGCATCTTAGATGACTTGATCGTGACCAGCACCTCTGAGGGGTACCTGTATGTGGTGTCCAACGCTGGCTGCTGGGACAAGGACTTGGCCCTCATGCAG GGCAAGGTCAGGGAGCTTCAGAACATGGGCAGTGATGTGAGCTTGGAAGTGGTGGATAATGGCTTGCTAGCCCTGCAAG GCCCCACTGCGGCCCAGGTATTGCAGGCCGGCGTGGCAGATGACCTAAGAAAATTGCCCTTCATGACCAGTGCTGTGATGGAAGTGTTTGGCGTGTCTGGCTGCCGTGTGACCCGCTGTGGCTACACAGGAGAGGATGGTGTGGAG ATCTCGGTGCCAGCTGCAGGGGCAGTCCACCTGGCAACAGCTCTGCTGGAAAACCCAGAGGTGAAGCTGGCAGGGCTGGCGGCTCGGGACAGCCTACGCCTGGAGGCAGGCCTCTGCCTGTATGGGAGTGACATTGATGAACACACCACACCTGTGGAAGGCAGCCTCAGTTGGACATTGG GGAAGCGCCGCCGAACTGCCATGGACTTCCCTGGAGCGTCGGTCATTCTTCCTCAGCTGAAGGGCAAAATGCAGCGGAGACGTGTAGGGTTAATGTGCGAGGGGGCACCTATGCGGGCACACAGCCCCATCCTGAATATGGAGGGCACCATGATTG GTACTGTTACCAGtggctgcccctctccctgcctgaaGAAGAATGTGGCCATGGGTTATGTGCCCTGTGAGTATAGTCGGCCAGGTACCCCGCTGTTGGTAGAGGTGCGGCGGAAGCAGCAAATGGCTGTGGTCAGCAAGATGCCCTTTGTGACTACAAATTACTATACCCTCAAGTGA
- the NICN1 gene encoding nicolin-1 isoform X3, giving the protein MSRVSVPCHVKGTVALQVGDVRTSQGRPGVLVIDVTFPSVAPFELQEIMFKNYYTAFLSIRVRQHTSPHTPAKWVTCLRDYCLMPDPHSEEGAQEYVSLFKHQMLCDMARVLELRLILRQPSPLWLSFTVEELQIYQQGSKSPSMTFPKWLSHPVPCEQPAPLIEGLPDPSRVSSEVQQMWALTEMIRASHTSTRIGRFDVDGCYDLNLLSYT; this is encoded by the exons ATGTCCCGCGTGTCGGTGCCCTGCCATGTGAAAGGCACCGTGGCCCTGCAGGTGGGCGACGTGCGAACCTCCCAAGGCCGGCCTGGTGTGCTGGTCATCGATGTCACCTTCCCCAGCGTCGCGCCCTTCGAG TTACAGGAGATCATGTTTAAGAATTACTACACAGCCTTTTTGAGCATTCGTGTTCGCCAGCACACCTCACCGCACACACCGGCCAAGTGGGTGACCTGCCTGCGGGACTACTGCCTCATGCCTGACCCACACAGTGAGGAGGGAGCCCAAGAATATGTATCACTGTTCAAGCACCAG ATGCTGTGTGACATGGCCAGAGTACTGGAGCTGCGCCTGATTCTGCGACAGCCATCACCACTGTGGCTGTCTTTCACAGTGGAAGAACTGCAGATTTACCAGCAGGGATCAAAG AGCCCCTCCATGACCTTCCCCAAGTGGCTCTCCCACCCAGTGCCTTGTGAGCAGCCTGCTCCCCTCATTGAG GGTCTCCCAGACCCCAGCAGGGTATCCTCCGAGGTGCAGCAGATGTGGGCGCTGACAGAGATGATCCGGGCCAGTCACACCTCCACAAGGATCGGCCGCTTTGAT GTGGATGGCTGTTATGACCTGAACTTGCTTTCCTACACTTGA
- the NICN1 gene encoding nicolin-1 isoform X1 yields MSRVSVPCHVKGTVALQVGDVRTSQGRPGVLVIDVTFPSVAPFELQEIMFKNYYTAFLSIRVRQHTSPHTPAKWVTCLRDYCLMPDPHSEEGAQEYVSLFKHQLCDMARVLELRLILRQPSPLWLSFTVEELQIYQQGSKSPSMTFPKWLSHPVPCEQPAPLIEGLPDPSRVSSEVQQMWALTEMIRASHTSTRIGRFDVDGCYDLNLLSYT; encoded by the exons ATGTCCCGCGTGTCGGTGCCCTGCCATGTGAAAGGCACCGTGGCCCTGCAGGTGGGCGACGTGCGAACCTCCCAAGGCCGGCCTGGTGTGCTGGTCATCGATGTCACCTTCCCCAGCGTCGCGCCCTTCGAG TTACAGGAGATCATGTTTAAGAATTACTACACAGCCTTTTTGAGCATTCGTGTTCGCCAGCACACCTCACCGCACACACCGGCCAAGTGGGTGACCTGCCTGCGGGACTACTGCCTCATGCCTGACCCACACAGTGAGGAGGGAGCCCAAGAATATGTATCACTGTTCAAGCACCAG CTGTGTGACATGGCCAGAGTACTGGAGCTGCGCCTGATTCTGCGACAGCCATCACCACTGTGGCTGTCTTTCACAGTGGAAGAACTGCAGATTTACCAGCAGGGATCAAAG AGCCCCTCCATGACCTTCCCCAAGTGGCTCTCCCACCCAGTGCCTTGTGAGCAGCCTGCTCCCCTCATTGAG GGTCTCCCAGACCCCAGCAGGGTATCCTCCGAGGTGCAGCAGATGTGGGCGCTGACAGAGATGATCCGGGCCAGTCACACCTCCACAAGGATCGGCCGCTTTGAT GTGGATGGCTGTTATGACCTGAACTTGCTTTCCTACACTTGA
- the NICN1 gene encoding nicolin-1 isoform X2 has translation MSRVSVPCHVKGTVALQVGDVRTSQGRPGVLVIDVTFPSVAPFEEIMFKNYYTAFLSIRVRQHTSPHTPAKWVTCLRDYCLMPDPHSEEGAQEYVSLFKHQMLCDMARVLELRLILRQPSPLWLSFTVEELQIYQQGSKSPSMTFPKWLSHPVPCEQPAPLIEGLPDPSRVSSEVQQMWALTEMIRASHTSTRIGRFDVDGCYDLNLLSYT, from the exons ATGTCCCGCGTGTCGGTGCCCTGCCATGTGAAAGGCACCGTGGCCCTGCAGGTGGGCGACGTGCGAACCTCCCAAGGCCGGCCTGGTGTGCTGGTCATCGATGTCACCTTCCCCAGCGTCGCGCCCTTCGAG GAGATCATGTTTAAGAATTACTACACAGCCTTTTTGAGCATTCGTGTTCGCCAGCACACCTCACCGCACACACCGGCCAAGTGGGTGACCTGCCTGCGGGACTACTGCCTCATGCCTGACCCACACAGTGAGGAGGGAGCCCAAGAATATGTATCACTGTTCAAGCACCAG ATGCTGTGTGACATGGCCAGAGTACTGGAGCTGCGCCTGATTCTGCGACAGCCATCACCACTGTGGCTGTCTTTCACAGTGGAAGAACTGCAGATTTACCAGCAGGGATCAAAG AGCCCCTCCATGACCTTCCCCAAGTGGCTCTCCCACCCAGTGCCTTGTGAGCAGCCTGCTCCCCTCATTGAG GGTCTCCCAGACCCCAGCAGGGTATCCTCCGAGGTGCAGCAGATGTGGGCGCTGACAGAGATGATCCGGGCCAGTCACACCTCCACAAGGATCGGCCGCTTTGAT GTGGATGGCTGTTATGACCTGAACTTGCTTTCCTACACTTGA